From a single Adhaeribacter swui genomic region:
- a CDS encoding ribonuclease Z, with amino-acid sequence MDFELKILGSSSATPAPDRHHTAQVLTIGNQINLIDCGENTQMQLMRYKVKHQRISNIFISHLHGDHFFGLFGLLSTMHLQHRSAPLQLFGPPGLAEILTTQFRYSFTQLSFKLIFHELNTSVHEQIFEDKFITVHTLPMQHRIPCCGFIFREKPKLRHLVKEKLPNFLTPPQLIRLKHGEDIYAENGELLVANADVTREPNYSRTYAYCSDTRYKEDILPYIKHVDLLYHEATFLDELQQQAAYTMHSTARQAATLALKAEVKRLLIGHFSVRYRDLEPLLLEAQSVFANTQLATEGKTIQVLE; translated from the coding sequence TTGGATTTTGAACTTAAAATACTGGGCAGTTCTTCCGCCACTCCCGCCCCTGACCGGCACCATACCGCCCAGGTTTTAACTATCGGCAATCAAATTAACCTGATTGATTGCGGCGAAAACACTCAAATGCAGCTGATGCGATACAAAGTAAAGCATCAGCGCATTTCTAATATCTTTATCAGCCACCTCCACGGCGATCATTTTTTCGGTTTATTCGGGCTGTTATCTACCATGCACCTGCAGCACCGCTCCGCTCCCCTGCAACTGTTTGGCCCGCCCGGTTTAGCCGAAATTCTTACTACCCAGTTTCGGTATTCTTTTACCCAGCTTAGCTTTAAACTTATTTTTCATGAACTAAACACCAGCGTTCATGAGCAAATATTTGAAGATAAGTTTATTACGGTCCATACTTTGCCCATGCAGCACCGCATTCCGTGCTGCGGGTTTATTTTCCGGGAAAAGCCTAAGCTGCGCCATTTAGTAAAAGAGAAACTACCCAACTTTTTAACGCCGCCCCAATTAATCCGCTTAAAACACGGCGAAGATATTTATGCTGAAAACGGCGAATTACTGGTAGCCAACGCCGATGTAACCCGCGAACCCAACTACAGCCGCACCTACGCTTATTGTTCCGATACCCGGTACAAAGAAGATATTTTGCCTTATATCAAACACGTAGATTTATTGTACCACGAGGCTACTTTTCTGGACGAGTTGCAACAACAGGCGGCGTATACCATGCATTCTACGGCCCGGCAAGCTGCTACGCTGGCCTTAAAAGCCGAAGTAAAACGTTTGTTAATCGGCCACTTTTCGGTACGTTACCGCGACCTGGAACCTTTGCTTCTGGAAGCCCAATCCGTTTTTGCTAACACGCAACTCGCCACAGAGGGTAAAACCATCCAGGTTCTGGAGTAA